A region of uncultured Carboxylicivirga sp. DNA encodes the following proteins:
- a CDS encoding thymidine kinase: MFLENKANRDSQRGWIEVIVGSMFSGKTEELLRRLKRAEIARQKVEIFKPMVDVRYSDTEVVSHDSNAIRSTPVESSGNILLLSSNVNVVGIDEAQFFDNGLIDVCRILANQGIRVIVAGLDMDFKGKPFGPMPGLLATAEYVTKVHAICMRCGDLAHFSHRLSENDKLVLLGEKAEYEPLCRKCYSKLK; the protein is encoded by the coding sequence ATGTTTCTTGAAAATAAGGCAAATAGAGACTCTCAAAGAGGTTGGATTGAGGTGATTGTGGGTTCAATGTTTTCGGGCAAAACCGAAGAATTATTAAGAAGATTAAAGAGAGCAGAGATAGCAAGACAAAAAGTTGAGATTTTTAAACCGATGGTGGATGTGCGTTACAGCGATACAGAAGTCGTTTCGCACGATTCCAATGCCATACGTTCAACTCCTGTGGAATCATCGGGTAACATATTGCTTTTAAGCAGCAATGTTAATGTGGTTGGTATTGATGAAGCCCAGTTTTTTGATAATGGACTGATAGATGTGTGCCGAATATTGGCCAACCAGGGTATCAGGGTGATTGTGGCTGGTTTGGATATGGACTTTAAAGGCAAACCATTTGGTCCGATGCCCGGATTACTCGCTACTGCCGAATATGTAACTAAGGTTCATGCGATTTGCATGCGCTGTGGCGATCTGGCTCATTTTTCTCATCGTCTTTCTGAAAATGACAAACTGGTTCTTTTAGGCGAAAAAGCTGAATATGAACCCTTATGCCGCAAATGTTATTCTAAATTGAAATAA
- the rsmI gene encoding 16S rRNA (cytidine(1402)-2'-O)-methyltransferase, producing the protein MGKLFVVPTPIGNLEDITLRAIRVLKEVDFILAEDTRTTGFLLKHLEVSTRMMSHHKFNEHATVENVVNRLMAGENAALVSDAGTPAISDPGYLVVRKCLDEGVEVECLPGATALVPAIVNSGLPNDRFCFEGFLPQKKGRKTRLDSLMEESRTMIFYESPYRLVKTLTQFAEHFGGDRRASVSRELSKLHEENKQGSLDELVQYFSSKTVKGEIVIVVEGNAQK; encoded by the coding sequence ATGGGTAAATTATTTGTAGTACCGACTCCCATCGGCAACCTTGAGGACATAACACTTCGCGCTATCAGAGTGCTGAAAGAGGTTGATTTTATTCTGGCTGAAGATACCCGAACCACAGGCTTTCTACTGAAACACCTCGAAGTATCAACCCGAATGATGTCGCATCATAAATTTAACGAACATGCCACGGTTGAAAATGTGGTAAACCGACTGATGGCCGGCGAAAATGCAGCCCTGGTTTCTGATGCCGGAACACCTGCCATCTCCGACCCGGGTTACCTGGTGGTTCGTAAATGTCTTGATGAAGGTGTGGAAGTGGAATGTTTGCCGGGTGCAACAGCATTGGTTCCTGCCATTGTTAATTCAGGATTGCCAAACGATCGTTTTTGTTTCGAAGGTTTTTTGCCTCAGAAAAAAGGGCGTAAAACACGATTGGATTCTTTGATGGAAGAAAGCCGTACCATGATTTTTTACGAATCACCTTATCGCTTGGTAAAAACGCTTACTCAGTTTGCCGAGCATTTTGGAGGCGACCGAAGAGCATCTGTTTCAAGAGAATTAAGCAAGTTACATGAAGAAAATAAGCAAGGAAGTCTTGATGAACTTGTACAATATTTCTCATCTAAAACCGTTAAAGGAGAAATAGTGATTGTAGTAGAAGGAAACGCACAAAAATAA